From a region of the Spelaeicoccus albus genome:
- a CDS encoding histidine phosphatase family protein — translation MTSIALVRHGETAWNAAGRLQGTSDVPLNENGRQQARATAAILADSHWDVLVSSPLMRAADTATIIGEAVGLPVTEHLEALVERGYGKAEGITDEEAMSRWPDGNFPGMDSEETVTRHGMDGVNELRRQFPTGRVLAVTHGTLIRLVMSEVVGYPVDHIHNATVSEIHYSDGAWHGVQINSVPITPEHTGAMPS, via the coding sequence ATGACTTCGATAGCTCTCGTCCGACATGGCGAAACGGCGTGGAACGCGGCAGGTCGTCTACAGGGGACCTCCGATGTCCCGCTGAACGAGAACGGCCGCCAACAAGCGCGTGCGACCGCCGCGATTCTCGCCGATTCGCATTGGGACGTACTTGTCTCGTCCCCGCTCATGCGCGCCGCCGATACGGCAACGATCATCGGCGAGGCGGTGGGGCTGCCCGTCACCGAGCATTTGGAGGCGCTCGTCGAACGCGGATACGGCAAAGCCGAGGGGATCACCGACGAGGAAGCGATGTCGCGCTGGCCCGACGGGAACTTTCCCGGGATGGATTCGGAAGAGACGGTCACGCGGCACGGAATGGACGGCGTCAACGAGCTGAGACGACAATTCCCCACCGGGCGCGTGCTGGCCGTGACGCACGGGACACTGATCCGGTTGGTCATGAGCGAGGTCGTCGGCTACCCGGTCGACCATATCCACAACGCAACGGTCTCGGAGATCCACTATTCGGACGGCGCGTGGCACGGCGTCCAGATCAATTCGGTGCCGATCACTCCCGAGCACACCGGAGCCATGCCCTCGTAG
- the argS gene encoding arginine--tRNA ligase, which produces MTPEELGAAIRTAVSDANSAGDIAVAVPRAVTVERPRNRDHGDWASNIAMQLGKKASMTPRELADLLRARLVAVDGIESVDVAGPGFLNITVATAAAGTLARSIVEAGETFGTGTSQSDKIVNLEFVSANPTGPIHLGGTRWAAVGDSLARILQACGASVTREYYFNDHGAQIDRFARSLLAAAKGQPAPEDGYGGAYIGEIADAVLAECPDALARGDEAAQETFRAIGVDKMFAEIKTSLHDFGVDFDVYFHENTLHESGAVARAIEELKRSSTMYFADGAWWLRSTEFGDDKDRVVIKSDGTPAYIAGDLAYLRDKRERDFNLCLYMLGADHHGYIARLKAAAAAFGDDPNVVEVLIGQMVNLVKDGTPVRMSKRAGTVVTLEDLVDVVGVDAARYALTRSSVDSSIDIDLDQLVQRNNDNPVFYVQYAHARTAGVARNAATAGVVRDDGFDPAVLDHETESVLLGTLGDFPRVVAQAAQLREPHRIARYVESLAAAFHKWYSVRRVIPVGNEAVTDVHRTRLWLSDAVRRVLANGLTLLGVSAPDRM; this is translated from the coding sequence GTGACCCCCGAAGAACTCGGCGCGGCGATTCGTACCGCCGTCAGCGACGCCAATTCCGCCGGCGACATCGCCGTTGCGGTGCCGCGCGCCGTCACGGTCGAGCGGCCGAGGAACCGCGACCATGGCGATTGGGCGTCGAACATCGCCATGCAGCTGGGGAAGAAGGCGAGCATGACGCCGCGTGAACTCGCCGATCTGCTGCGTGCGCGGCTGGTAGCCGTCGACGGAATCGAGTCTGTCGACGTCGCGGGGCCCGGATTCCTCAACATCACCGTAGCCACCGCTGCCGCCGGCACGCTGGCGCGTTCAATCGTCGAAGCGGGAGAGACATTCGGCACGGGCACCAGCCAGTCGGACAAAATCGTGAACTTGGAATTCGTCTCGGCCAATCCGACGGGCCCGATCCACCTGGGCGGTACGCGCTGGGCCGCGGTCGGCGACTCGCTCGCAAGGATCCTGCAAGCGTGCGGCGCCTCCGTGACCCGCGAGTATTATTTCAACGATCACGGCGCTCAGATCGACAGATTCGCCCGCTCGCTGCTGGCCGCCGCCAAAGGACAGCCAGCGCCGGAAGACGGGTATGGTGGCGCGTATATCGGTGAGATCGCGGACGCCGTTCTGGCTGAGTGTCCGGACGCGCTCGCCCGCGGCGATGAGGCTGCGCAGGAGACGTTCCGCGCCATCGGCGTCGACAAGATGTTCGCCGAGATCAAAACGAGCCTGCACGATTTCGGTGTGGACTTCGACGTGTACTTCCACGAGAACACGCTGCACGAATCGGGTGCTGTGGCGCGCGCGATCGAGGAGTTGAAGCGCTCATCGACCATGTACTTCGCGGACGGCGCGTGGTGGCTCCGGTCGACCGAATTCGGCGACGACAAGGACCGCGTCGTCATCAAGTCCGACGGGACTCCCGCGTACATCGCCGGGGATCTCGCGTATCTTCGGGACAAGCGCGAGCGCGATTTCAACCTGTGTCTCTACATGCTCGGCGCCGATCATCACGGATATATCGCCCGGCTCAAGGCGGCAGCGGCGGCCTTCGGCGACGATCCGAACGTTGTCGAGGTGCTGATCGGCCAAATGGTCAATCTCGTCAAAGACGGCACGCCGGTCCGAATGAGTAAACGTGCGGGCACTGTCGTCACCCTCGAAGACCTCGTCGACGTCGTCGGCGTCGATGCCGCCCGGTACGCGCTGACCCGATCGTCGGTCGATTCCAGCATCGACATCGATCTCGACCAGCTGGTGCAGCGCAACAACGACAACCCGGTCTTCTATGTGCAGTACGCGCACGCCCGCACGGCCGGGGTTGCCCGCAACGCCGCGACCGCCGGCGTGGTGCGGGACGACGGTTTCGACCCGGCAGTGCTCGATCACGAGACCGAGTCAGTGCTGCTCGGCACGCTCGGCGATTTTCCCCGCGTCGTCGCCCAGGCGGCGCAGCTGCGCGAGCCGCACCGGATCGCACGGTACGTGGAATCGTTGGCCGCGGCGTTCCACAAATGGTATTCCGTCCGGCGTGTGATCCCGGTCGGCAACGAGGCCGTGACCGATGTACACCGCACCAGGCTGTGGCTCAGCGATGCCGTGCGCCGGGTGCTCGCCAACGGCCTGACCCTGCTCGGCGTGAGCGCGCCGGATCGGATGTGA
- the lysA gene encoding diaminopimelate decarboxylase — protein MNNHVAGALHSDAGPVWLPYPEDVNELMTELWPAGIGRGDGGVLTVAGLSVADLVAEYGTALYVMDESDFRSRARRFVRAFNDAFAAEFGRPVGADNAGAVDVYYAGKAFLCSQVAGWVIDEGLRLDTCTGGELAVAARAGVPGAKIGLHGNNKSDAELRRAVQMGVGRIVIDSLDEIERVARTAREFGVSVPVMVRVTVGVEAHTHEYIATAHEDQKFGLSITGGMAADAVRRITALPELTLLGLHSHIGSQIFDMSGFEVAATRLLELRADMDAELGDGACGDEVDLGGGFGIAYTSQDDPQPPELMAETIAGVLRRTCTGLGVRPPHVSIEPGRAIAGPAMFTLYTVGTIKDVDTGQGIRRYVSVDGGMSDNARTALYNADYSCTLASRTSTAHPVVARVVGKHCESGDVVVRDEYLPADLVPGDMIAVPSTGAYCRPLASNYNHVPRPPVVAVRDGVARVLVRGETIDDLLAFDVPATAGEHTPADEQTRADEPTGRGRL, from the coding sequence ATGAACAACCACGTTGCTGGAGCCCTGCACTCGGACGCCGGTCCGGTCTGGCTGCCGTATCCCGAGGACGTCAACGAATTGATGACCGAGCTGTGGCCGGCAGGCATCGGTCGCGGAGACGGCGGAGTCCTCACCGTGGCCGGCCTGAGCGTGGCCGATTTGGTCGCCGAATACGGTACGGCTCTCTACGTCATGGACGAGTCCGACTTCCGCTCCCGCGCCCGCCGGTTCGTGCGCGCATTCAACGACGCGTTCGCCGCCGAGTTCGGCCGGCCCGTCGGCGCGGACAATGCCGGCGCCGTCGACGTGTATTACGCCGGCAAGGCGTTCTTGTGCTCCCAGGTGGCCGGATGGGTGATCGACGAGGGGCTGCGCCTCGACACGTGCACCGGCGGCGAACTCGCCGTCGCGGCGCGCGCCGGTGTTCCCGGTGCGAAGATCGGCCTGCACGGCAACAACAAGAGCGATGCCGAGCTGCGCCGCGCCGTGCAAATGGGTGTCGGTCGCATTGTCATCGACAGTCTCGACGAAATCGAACGAGTGGCACGCACGGCACGCGAATTCGGCGTGAGTGTGCCGGTCATGGTCCGCGTGACAGTCGGCGTCGAAGCGCACACGCACGAATACATCGCCACGGCCCACGAGGACCAAAAGTTCGGCCTGTCCATCACGGGCGGAATGGCCGCCGACGCCGTCCGGAGGATTACGGCGCTGCCGGAACTGACGCTGCTGGGCCTGCATTCGCACATCGGCAGCCAAATCTTCGACATGTCAGGTTTCGAAGTGGCCGCTACCAGACTGCTCGAATTGCGCGCCGACATGGACGCCGAACTCGGCGACGGCGCGTGCGGCGACGAGGTCGACCTCGGCGGCGGTTTCGGCATCGCGTACACCTCGCAAGACGATCCGCAGCCGCCAGAGCTGATGGCCGAAACGATTGCGGGCGTGCTGCGTCGTACGTGCACGGGCCTGGGCGTCCGGCCGCCGCACGTGTCCATCGAGCCGGGCCGCGCCATCGCCGGCCCGGCCATGTTCACGCTGTACACGGTCGGCACGATCAAGGACGTCGATACCGGCCAGGGCATTCGCCGGTACGTGTCGGTCGACGGCGGCATGAGCGACAACGCCCGCACCGCTTTGTACAACGCCGATTATTCATGCACGCTGGCGAGCCGCACGTCGACGGCGCACCCGGTGGTGGCCCGCGTGGTCGGCAAGCACTGCGAAAGCGGCGACGTCGTCGTCCGCGACGAGTACCTGCCGGCCGATCTGGTGCCCGGCGATATGATCGCGGTGCCGTCGACGGGCGCGTACTGCCGTCCGCTGGCCAGCAATTACAACCACGTGCCGCGCCCGCCGGTTGTTGCGGTTCGGGACGGCGTTGCGAGGGTGCTGGTGCGCGGTGAGACCATTGACGACCTGCTGGCATTCGACGTGCCGGCAACTGCCGGCGAGCACACACCGGCCGACGAACAAACTCGGGCCGACGAACCGACCGGAAGGGGCCGACTATGA
- a CDS encoding homoserine dehydrogenase: MSIPQLRVALLGCGVVGGHVAARLMASAEEFEGRVGARLNLVGIAVRDTSRPREAGVDSSLLTTDAESLVGKADIVIELMGGIEPARSLILRALESGASVVTANKALLAEHGAALRAAADDAGVQLEYEAAVAGAIPIVRPLGDSLAGDSVNRILGIVNGTTNYVLDKMDSSGLSQADAVASAQQLGFAEADPTADLEGYDAAAKAALLASLAFHTPVELSDVHREGITGITADAVANARADGYVIKLLTVCERVQSSSGPAIRSSVYPALLPTSHPLAGVRGAFNAVYVESEAAGELMFYGQGAGGAPTSSAVLGDVISVARRRLLGGRGQATPRAGSLRLLPMSEIRTRYHVVLDVVDQPGVLAQVTEVFAAKAVSIETVRQSVRSAADDPDDESLPPAGRAKLVIATHAATNGALDDTVEALARLDNVAAVVSTLRMEGN; this comes from the coding sequence ATGAGCATTCCCCAACTGCGCGTGGCGCTGCTGGGCTGCGGCGTCGTGGGCGGACACGTGGCTGCCCGGCTGATGGCCTCGGCCGAGGAGTTCGAAGGCCGGGTGGGAGCGCGGCTGAACCTTGTCGGCATCGCGGTGCGCGATACGTCTCGTCCTCGCGAGGCCGGCGTCGACAGTTCGCTGCTAACGACTGACGCCGAATCGCTCGTCGGGAAGGCCGACATCGTCATCGAATTGATGGGCGGCATTGAGCCGGCCCGTTCTCTTATCCTGCGGGCGCTCGAGTCGGGCGCCTCGGTCGTCACGGCCAATAAGGCCCTCCTGGCCGAGCACGGCGCGGCATTGCGGGCCGCGGCGGACGACGCCGGCGTCCAACTCGAATACGAGGCAGCGGTCGCAGGTGCCATCCCGATCGTTCGCCCGCTCGGCGATTCGTTGGCCGGCGACAGCGTCAACCGGATCCTCGGCATCGTCAACGGCACCACCAACTATGTGCTGGACAAAATGGACTCGTCCGGCTTGTCGCAAGCGGACGCCGTGGCCTCGGCACAGCAACTCGGATTCGCCGAAGCCGATCCGACCGCCGACCTCGAAGGCTACGATGCCGCCGCCAAGGCCGCCTTGCTGGCGTCGTTGGCGTTCCACACGCCCGTGGAGCTGTCCGATGTGCACCGGGAAGGCATCACGGGGATCACTGCCGACGCCGTGGCCAACGCCCGGGCCGACGGGTACGTCATCAAACTGCTCACGGTGTGCGAGCGGGTGCAATCGTCGTCCGGGCCGGCGATCCGGTCGAGCGTGTACCCGGCGCTGTTGCCCACCAGCCATCCGCTGGCAGGCGTACGCGGCGCCTTCAACGCCGTCTACGTCGAATCCGAGGCTGCCGGCGAGTTGATGTTCTATGGGCAGGGCGCCGGGGGAGCGCCCACGTCGTCCGCCGTGCTGGGCGACGTGATTTCGGTGGCCCGGCGGCGCCTGCTCGGCGGTCGCGGGCAAGCCACGCCGCGCGCCGGTTCGCTCCGGCTGCTGCCGATGAGCGAGATCCGCACGCGCTATCACGTCGTCCTGGACGTCGTGGATCAGCCGGGCGTGCTCGCCCAAGTGACCGAGGTGTTCGCAGCAAAAGCCGTGTCGATCGAGACCGTCCGCCAAAGCGTGCGCTCCGCAGCCGACGATCCGGACGACGAATCGTTGCCCCCGGCCGGCCGGGCCAAGCTGGTCATCGCCACCCACGCGGCGACGAACGGCGCGCTCGATGACACGGTCGAGGCGCTCGCCCGCTTGGACAACGTGGCCGCTGTGGTGTCGACCCTACGGATGGAAGGTAACTGA